TCGGTGCTGCATTGCTCTCCGACTCAGGGCTGGAACAGTTTGGTCTGAAGATCATCGCCGGATTCGATGTGAAAGAGTCTGTGGTGAACAAAAAGATACACGCTATCCCGGTATATCACTCTGATCAGTTCATCGAAAAGAATAGTGTCATCTCAGCTGAGATCGGTATCCTGACCGTACCACCGGGTATTGCTCAGGAGGTGTCAAACTACATGATCAGTGGCGGCATAAAGGGGATATGGAACTTCACACCTTTCCGCATCCGTGTACCTGACGGTGTTGTATTGCAGAATACTTCACTCTATGCCCATCTGGCGGTCATGTTTAACCGTTTGTTGTAATGAAAATTTTCGCAGTAGGACTTAACTATGCTTCGCACAATAAAGAGATGAAGCGTACGTTTGAAAGCAGTGAACCGGTGTTGTTCATGAAACCCGATACGGCTTTGTTAAAAGATGGAAAGCCCTTTTTCCTGCCTGATTTCTCAGAAGATGTTCAGTATGAGACTGAGCTGGTAGTCAGGGTGAGCCGACTGGGTAAGAACATCGCAGAGCGCTTTGCTCATCGTTATTATGACCAGGTTACCGTGGGCATCGACTTCACTGCACGTGACCTGCAGAAAAAACAGAAAGAGCTGGGACTACCCTGGGAGATAGCCAAGGGATTTGATCACTCTGCGGCTGTTGGTACTTTTATCCCCATTGAGTCGGTGACGGCCTTACAGGATCTTAATTTCCGGCTCGACATCAAT
This genomic window from Dysgonomonadaceae bacterium zrk40 contains:
- a CDS encoding redox-sensing transcriptional repressor Rex, encoding MDDQNHIAKIPEPALRRLPWYLSYVKLLKNQGETIVSSTQIARKIDVSPSQIAKDLSYVDIRGKTRVGYEIDDLIHVLETFLGFTKTHKAVVFGVGSLGAALLSDSGLEQFGLKIIAGFDVKESVVNKKIHAIPVYHSDQFIEKNSVISAEIGILTVPPGIAQEVSNYMISGGIKGIWNFTPFRIRVPDGVVLQNTSLYAHLAVMFNRLL
- a CDS encoding fumarylacetoacetate hydrolase family protein, with product MKIFAVGLNYASHNKEMKRTFESSEPVLFMKPDTALLKDGKPFFLPDFSEDVQYETELVVRVSRLGKNIAERFAHRYYDQVTVGIDFTARDLQKKQKELGLPWEIAKGFDHSAAVGTFIPIESVTALQDLNFRLDINGETVQSGNSREMIYPVDRIIAFISRLFTLKIGDLIFTGTPAGVGPVKINDHLQGYVEDRKLLDFRVK